The sequence below is a genomic window from Humulus lupulus chromosome 3, drHumLupu1.1, whole genome shotgun sequence.
ACAACCGGACTCACATCTGGAtagatattaatattttgtgcagggcattagatcaatatgatacacaccgaagacaAAAAGAGTATAGTAAACTAAAAGTTTATATTCCTAAAGTAAGTAAATTATTATTTATCttattaaagttttggacatatttttattataataacttgCCAAATATGATACTTACATTtgtataactatgttgtaatagtgtcaaAACCAAACTGGGTCTCCCGAGTGTGGCTAttacattatgaagtttgctagagatttgatttcacagcctagaccgaagacctacttgaaaaatgaggtattattTTACTCTTGGAATTTTATTTAAACTATCGcttatgattttatttggatgaattaattctaacttattattttaaatatttcttaaatAGTTTAAGAGTTCAGCACCATATACGACTGACGAAATCAATGAGATAcgggatgagtggactgaatcaatttTGGCGTATCTCAGTTAGCAAATTAGAAAGTTTGGTGAGGAAACTTTGGTTTAAGTGTTTAATGCTTAGAATTTTAGAATGCAATAGTTATAACTACATACAATGATTAACTTTGAAatctgaattacttttgtagGTTTTAATCACAAATGTTAGctatacaaatgttttattgatCTATggtgtttttttatttatgtttacacAGTTTTTTCTGTTTTCGCTggtgtttttttttatcaaatagacCATAggaattggcataaacatttgcagtTTTCCTGGTTAAAACATTATGTGACAGTTCCTAAATGATGCAAAAAATCACGTTTTTTAGCTTTTGTGGCAGTGGAGAACTGATGCAAACAAGTCTGGCATTCGCTTCAGTGGGGCACTGATGCAAACCTGACATTTGAGTCATTGTAGCACTGACACAAATGTCTGGCATTAGTGTGAGTGGAGCACTGATGAAAACCTGACATTTGAGTCAGTGCTCCACTGACTCAAATGTCTGCATTTGCGTCAATGTCCCACTGACTCAAATGTCAGGTTTGCATCAGTGTTCCACTAACGCTAATGCCAGGTTGTTTTGAGTCATGGAAGTTCGCATCACTtttaaaactgacgcaaaaaGTCGCTTGAGAGGTTAACAAATTATCGCATTACATACGTACTAACCTGTAGTCGCTTGAGAGGTTTGAGCTGTGAGTTCCCTTTTACGAGTTGCCACATCACCAGTTGTACCAAAACCAGGAAAGGAGGTAGCGGCAATGATAAAAGAGTTGTAGTTATAGAATTGTTGGCTTGGGCAATCTTTTCTATGCTTAAACATTTTCGTTAAAAAGTGGTTCAGGAATAATGTTGCTTATATCATTCACTACAAGAACAAATATTTTTAGGGGCAACGCTATTAGGGGTGACTCTAAACCGCCGCCAATAATGTCATTATCAGCGACGACAATACATATTCGCCCCTGATATCACCTcagataattattttaataaaaaacacTAGTAGGGGCGAcattgtcgcccctaatattgacAAGTGTCAATATTAAGGGAGTCATTGCCGCCGCTAATacatttcaaaatatttaaaaaaatgtgGGTATTTACCCACCTAATATTTTTTTCGACTATTTGCGACGACATGTGTCACCGCTATTATTCACTACGTTAATTAAAAAGTGTCGCCACTAATAGTAGTGTATACCCGGCCCAATTCCCTCATCTACCTCATTTCGCATTGACGAACCCTAACCCCCCAAACCGACGCTTGGTACACTCAGGCCCTTGGAAAACTCCTTTCCGACCccccaaacctcaaatccaaacctATAAATGTGTACCTCGACCCCCCATACCATAGCCCCaacctttttctctctctctctctctctctctttatctctctctctcctcgAATTGCCGCCACCTCGACCATGCCGAGCGCCACCACGCTATCGCCGCCACCACCCATCCACCACCACCATATATATAggtatatataactatatatattcagatttgatttttttttctgttttttttttttttttgagtttttatttagtttgttttttttttgtttatatatatataaaaaaagttgTATGCAGTCGAGTATATGTGtgtgcatatatataaatataggtgtatatatgtgtatatatatctaTTAATATATTTGTgtctatatatatagatatattgatatttttttgtGTTCATCAATTTCGTCTAGATCATTAATCGCTCATGGACACCCCgcgtcatacatgcctagacatcTGAACTCTCCGCATCACAATGCCTACCAAGAAGAAACACTATTGCTTACCTGAAAGAGGGGAAAGTAAGAGAGTGGGCTAAAATAAGAGTAAGAAAGTACAAACAAAGCACAACAATTTATAAGTAACACAAAGCAAACTACGTGCATATCATAAACCTATGGCATATCATAATaaaacataatcatatcataatcataagcataatcatacatcatgtgatcatggtacctttattgtccatgtcacatcatgaggtaaccagtaaaagcACTAATCGATAAAACTTCCTCTATGAGATAAACAGGAACTCAAGTCCTCGAATAACCTcagcgcgtccgccctatgagttgcGTCATATCCTTagtgttgacgtggttcttcaccaacagataCTTTTACGAATAAACATGATGGATTAGTGCGAATTAGTGAATCGTAATGTGAAAATAACTTAATACTAGACTGGAGAAATTAGTAACATGGGAGGGATGATCacccctttctttttaggtggttcgaaggttaaaatccctctagcccaccagtcgatattattgatatctcttggttAATCCTTACAGAGtacttctttacaaaaaatatgccaaccccttgtaatgcccagggtcttggtatttatagggggaggatacctgggttggcaaggggatcatcccgtgacctctttatccttcacgtcatctctgtgacactgatgattaattcctaaaacctgacagtgaagtgtggtctaatcaataggtaaggagggataatgggtcgcatggcccaaaccaggcgtgggatgtctgattACGCACGTTTATagtgcgtgtccgagaattcaggaatggaatagacacgtgatgtctgatatatgcacgtttacattgcgtggttgtcttTACAAGGATTCTGGTGTCAGATCTATTCCGCatcacgagcttgatgtagcgccagctcgtgatatccataccgctgacccgctgccttcgagtaaactgctaactctctaatcagctcgggctggacaggtggaaacccgtaacaacagctccgggtggacgatttacacgtggcggattgaattaggccattttccagctcgccaatagCTCGCGGTTATTTAGGGCGTACACTTAGTAACTCATTTGCTGTGTCGCATTCAGCACGCTAACAACCTACTgattttcatacaacatacaagcagatatacaacaactcatatcataacatagaagctcatacttttcataacacattAGCTCACATACCTCATATTATTCATAACGCAATATCTTACCATAGCTCATATTTTTCATAACACAAGAGCTCTTGCAACATATtagttcatacttttcataacataatttatAGAAAATTCTAGCTagctttcttacctcaagtctaaaCAAAAATAAAGTGTGAGGTACTTCACAATGAGACTAGAATCACAATCAAATGTTCATCTTAAAATAATATAAGACTACACatgtccaacatacatacccACACGTGGCACATGTTGCACCACACTATAAACATTCaataaatttcacataaaatcataaaagaatataCTCAAGTCTACTAGTGAATTTTTATGTTTGCAAAACAAGAATCATACACTTAATCAAATGacgtatatttgaacgtaaaacttAGCTTGTATGTAACATGCACACGTGAGATGGTTTTTAAAACTTGTTTTGAagttggtaatatttatttttttattttcttgtcaatttcacaaaaattcagcaagcataaaatgAATAGCCAATTGATTACTACCACATCGTTCCTTTAAATCATACTTTAGCTATCCAtaaattttgttacaaaaatatttaattcattaaaataATTCTTTAgcttaataatctcattttttgtttaataacaattaaaatatGATAAATTGTGTAgttgtttaaaaataattaatttgatatgaTTAGTTAATTTCATTAAAGTACtccttaaataaaataaataataccaataaaaacgtgacatCTTTAATTTCCTTTACAAAAATAACTTTTCTAAAGGAAATCCAAAACATGGCCCGAAAACAAAGACGTGGTGGAGGCTGCTCCAGCGGCGAAGAGGCCACTGAGGATGGTGGCACAATCTGGGGTGCACATGTTGAatgagaatgaaatattataatgcacacacaataaaagataaaataaaaaaaatatggccCTTATGCATGTAATTTAATTGTAGAGCGGGTAGGAACgcgtgtaatatatatatatatatatatatatatatatattttaaaaaaaaaaactacgcGGAAATCTTGATAGAACTAACTAGAGCCCCCCCACCTCACAGAAAAAGAGACCATCACTATTGGAATGTTATCACCATGATaatatatttttgtattttgGCCACATTTCCCAACACTAGATCACGTTAAATATCCAATAAATTTATCTTTATTTTAGTAGAATCCATGCCTATAAATTAATGAGAGTTGGTATATGAGATTAAATGGTATTGGCGACCATATCTGCTTATTCTAATATATAAAGAATGACATGTAAAGACACAATTTACATCAAAACATTGAACACAATTACATGATAAGTTATTTTCATTTAGTAGGACTTATTTTAAAGAAATGtgataagttagaaaaaaaatataatacataTCGTATctctaagtcaaatttgtgatgcAATGTTACATTTTAGTAGttttgtaataaaaaaatattttttcatcTTGTGTTAAAAAGTATCCAAAATTAAACCATGTTAAAATTTGTGTCAAATTTAACACATAAAATATGATATGGGTTAAATTTAACACTTCAATAAAATGCATTTTATATATAaagtacaaaaaatatataatatagaatATATTTAGCATTTCTTATATATAATACTTCTACTATTATTAATTGTCTTATGCTATATACAAATTTAATTATTcaatatgttataataaattgttGCCTCGTCATTGTACACATATgattcattaattatattttattaatgctGTCAAATGACTACTACTAAAACAATATCACCCAAATTGAACTTAGATTTACGTTCTATATAACATAATCAATATGTGGTTTTCTTGAGAGTTTGAACAAAGAATACCGCAAGCTTTCTTTAATCTACAAGGAAAAAAAATCACCTGTCCCTAAATTTTCTgtctcctccatgtctcaccaatTATTTAAAGAcacatcatttatttatttaatatacatTTAAATTATTTACAACTTTCTCTTTTCTCAACTATATATAAATGTGGTGTCTTAAAATAATTAATAGAACATAAAGGATAGAGGAGACAGACAATTGCGGACAGCAGATTTTTTTTCATCTAGAAGTCGCTGCATCGCTAGATGTACAGAAACCAAGGAGGACAGTGAGGGCTAGCTCTTGGATAATTAAGGCGACCCAGAACCAAGCTCAACAGCCCCAAATtgtaaaatttataaaattaattaagagtTCTAAATTTATAGTTCTACTGAGTTGCAATAAACTTGTAACTGTAGAGCCCTTATTGActtgcaaactttccttttatgcTTAAACATTTTTGTTGGGCAATTTTTCAGCGTCACGTCCTGTTAAAAAGGCTTATTACTGGCCGAAAAGAATAGagaaagtgattttttttttaatttttgaaaatatgaaACTAAAGCTTGTTGGATATAGCCACGTGTCTCCTGTTAGAAATTAAAGCCGAATATTTAGTATTTGTCTAAATAATATATAAGGCACAATATTTAAAAGTGCATTTGTGCATCATTTATTTCTTTATATATAATAAAGTTCAACGCCGTACAATAAGTTGAGGCCCTTCGATACGGATGCACACAAATTACATAGACTTTCTTAACTAGCTAGAGCCAGTAGCCCAGTACTATGGGTCTTGCACTACTCTGATCGATTTCAGAGGCATTCAAATGCTAGAAACTTTTGGAGAGAAAGAGGTTTGGTCAGAGAAATAGTCCAAGATATCTCCATAGCTCACTCCTAACATGTCACAATACCTTTTATAGTACCCAACAATGTTAGTACCAGTTCTCAAACCACCATAATTGCCATGGCCATAAGTTGGGAGTTGATTAGGTCCAGAGTTAGCATTGACAAGAATGTTATGGAATGAAGGGTTGTTGTCGTGTTGAGTCATCCAAAACCATATGGCTGTTTTAAAGGACACAACTGAATCTGTTGCTACCAAATCAGGGTCGTTTATCAAGTCTATTCCTAGAGCTCCACCAGCAAGTCCATAGTTGTAGTTGCTGGTcaaagaataataaaaattagaataatattaacATCGacgtataaataaatatatttatatacatgtatTTATAAAAATGGAAAGAAATACTCACTGAGTGAGTTGGATAGGTCCTCGACTACTATATCTTTTACCAGAAGCACATAACCAACGAGAGGATGTGCAATAATCATTCTCACTGGTAGTTCTACTGATATAACAATATCCCCATGCATGTGGATCAATCGAATCAGTCCATTCTCCTACAAAAATAGATTATCGAACAATTATATCTATGTAACAAATCTAAAATACCTATAAATATTATTGCAATTACTTTCCTTACTTTTTCTTCATTTGAAAAGTGCaaataatagaagaaaaaaatgtaatataagCTTTTAACGTAGAACACATATTCACATTCAACTAACCCGTGGTTGCTTGAGATGTTTCAGCAAAGAAAGCAGCGAGCTCTCTTTTGCGAGTTTCAATATCACCAGTTGTACCGAAACCAGGGAAAGATGCAGCAGCGATGATAAAAGAGTCATAGTTGTAGAAACTTTGACTTGGACAATCTTTTCTATGCTTAAACATTTCGTTAAAAAGTGGTTCACTAATAATGTTGCTTACTATAACATTATTAGTAGCATTATTGTCATGTCGGAGCAAAGCTCGAGGGAGATCAACCCAATGCGCTTTATCCCAACATTGGTACTGACAATTTGATCCCTGGCAATATGAGCTTGTGCTACCACACCAATTAGATGTGCTACAACACCTTCCTGTTCCACAAGGACTGTTTCCATAACTAGGTCCGCATCTGTGATCTGGTCTTTCTGGGCCTGCAGGTGGTGGCGGACTGGGAGGAGGTGGGCTCGGAGGTGGTGGACTGGGTGGAGGTGGGCTCGGAGGTGGTGGGCTGGGTGGAGGTGGGCTTGGAGGAGGAGGGCTGGGTGGAGGTGGGCTTGGAGGGGGAGGGCTTGGGCTTGGGGGTGGTGGTGAATTCCAACACTGACTTTGACAACGATCCTCACAATAGACAGATGTGTTACCACAAAAGCCCCAATAACTA
It includes:
- the LOC133822540 gene encoding mulatexin-like encodes the protein MKLNILILFSSSLLSLWLGIAFADEPQCGRDVGGALCRDNLCCSYWGFCGNTSVYCEDRCQSQCWNSPPPPSPSPPPPSPPPPSPPPPSPPPPSPPPPSPPPPSPPPPSPPPPSPPPPAGPERPDHRCGPSYGNSPCGTGRCCSTSNWCGSTSSYCQGSNCQYQCWDKAHWVDLPRALLRHDNNATNNVIVSNIISEPLFNEMFKHRKDCPSQSFYNYDSFIIAAASFPGFGTTGDIETRKRELAAFFAETSQATTGEWTDSIDPHAWGYCYISRTTSENDYCTSSRWLCASGKRYSSRGPIQLTHNYNYGLAGGALGIDLINDPDLVATDSVVSFKTAIWFWMTQHDNNPSFHNILVNANSGPNQLPTYGHGNYGGLRTGTNIVGYYKRYCDMLGVSYGDILDYFSDQTSFSPKVSSI